The Acidobacteriota bacterium genome includes a window with the following:
- the pilO gene encoding type 4a pilus biogenesis protein PilO produces MEFSKLSPGAQIAVISILLVAMVLSVQMMLFSKMEKQIKSKEAELEALNREIHRGKVTAAKLQEFKRETERLEARFKTMLRILPEQKETEDLLRKVQSLAVDSNLQVIRFDPQPLVTREFYAEYPIVMQLSGSYYNLISFFEKISKLPRIINIGNLEIRATPQGGTVNTNCVAVTFVFIG; encoded by the coding sequence ATGGAATTCTCAAAACTTTCTCCCGGTGCTCAGATCGCGGTTATCAGCATTCTCCTGGTGGCTATGGTGCTTTCGGTACAGATGATGCTTTTCTCTAAGATGGAGAAGCAGATAAAGAGCAAGGAGGCGGAGCTTGAGGCTTTGAATAGGGAGATCCATCGAGGGAAGGTAACCGCGGCTAAACTCCAGGAGTTCAAGAGAGAAACGGAGAGGCTTGAGGCAAGGTTTAAGACTATGCTTCGCATCCTCCCCGAGCAGAAGGAGACGGAGGATCTGCTTCGTAAAGTCCAGAGTTTAGCCGTTGATTCCAATCTCCAGGTAATTCGGTTTGATCCCCAGCCTTTGGTGACCCGTGAATTTTATGCGGAGTATCCCATTGTTATGCAGCTGTCGGGTTCCTATTACAACCTGATCTCATTCTTTGAGAAGATAAGCAAGCTCCCCCGCATCATCAATATCGGCAACTTGGAGATAAGGGCAACGCCTCAAGGGGGGACGGTAAACACCAACTGTGTGGCAGTTACCTTTGTGTTTATTGGGTGA
- a CDS encoding PilN domain-containing protein produces the protein MIKINLLREELEPQKKPAVEVSQQRRNLLFVLLVVGAVAFLGYRWFTLNSRLNEMNRRINLAQREKANLATIIEEVHRYDQRRKELERKLNLILQLQKNRTGPVELLKEVAYLLPPQLWFTSLIQRGNAVTIEGDAISYNAIADFLKNLDSSPYVAKGSVDLLEAVEAAGGIKRFSLTFVFTIPKSSQASSVAE, from the coding sequence ATGATAAAGATAAACCTGTTACGAGAGGAGTTAGAGCCTCAGAAGAAACCGGCTGTTGAGGTTAGTCAGCAAAGGAGGAATCTGCTCTTCGTTTTGCTGGTGGTGGGAGCGGTTGCTTTTTTGGGATATCGTTGGTTTACCTTGAATAGCAGGTTGAACGAGATGAACCGGAGGATAAACTTGGCACAGAGGGAGAAGGCGAACTTGGCTACCATAATAGAGGAGGTTCATCGGTACGACCAGAGAAGGAAGGAACTGGAGAGGAAGCTCAATCTTATCCTTCAGCTCCAGAAAAACAGAACGGGACCGGTGGAGTTGTTAAAGGAGGTTGCCTATCTTCTGCCTCCCCAGCTTTGGTTTACCTCTTTGATTCAACGGGGCAATGCGGTTACCATCGAAGGGGATGCTATCTCTTACAATGCTATCGCCGATTTTCTTAAGAATTTGGATAGTTCTCCCTATGTAGCCAAAGGGAGCGTTGACCTTTTGGAAGCAGTGGAGGCAGCGGGGGGGATTAAAAGGTTTTCCTTGACCTTTGTCTTCACTATTCCTAAATCGTCTCAAGCGTCTTCGGTGGCTGAATAA
- the pilQ gene encoding type IV pilus secretin PilQ, with protein MRRGRLLIFLLALALVVAGGEGLALWNEQNVKITSISATKVASGTEVTIMGNAPLLYSYYVPAATPDQLLVDFPNTLPAEIPLKMEPNTPEVKRIEVEKVSTKEMELTRVKIHFAQPCQFEVRDGGKELRIFVRLKPGEPVTKKEVKPQEVAKPVIKKKEKEVPSAPPTLKKEVTGAGQARNVNKIIARKVDDTVVVSVLGDGRFKFNKFELSNPPRLVLDIEAVKKLSRDTIKVDSPLLSRVRSSQFKSQPVPITRVVLDLGKATSYEIIPEANVLKVLLSPLPPGKKVAVLRKEAEKPVVPPPKKEKKTEVVPPKRVEKEKLVKKKVVPTKIAPPKEEKVALPAVAKKPLAEKKVISRPTAPSVSEKVAPKEEKKPSELISLKFRDADIRDVIRLFADFTGKNFVIDPGVSGRVTVVLNDVPWEKALDIILRNNDLAKVEEEGVYWIATAAKIKAREDAQRALEESRKLSAPLTTATQRISYAKARELEPIVRQNLTKRGTVIVDERTNTLIISDIESKVSEIVNLIKSLDVPTKQVLISARIVESTQEFIQRLGVQWGLKAVGDAAHGNTTQFVFPNTYVVQGATGISSQISDYKVPYAVNLPITPTAGIGISFGNILNSFRLDAQLLAAEQTGEIRVLSRPRVATQSNKQAKIESGQVLPYQTYTEMMGAITQFLTATLSLAVTPQITAENTVMMDIEIKNDTVGISYPGVHGSLLPSKATQSATSSILVANGETAVIGGIATLRTEITRGRVPLFHRIPILGWLFKSKDEKQQNKELVIFITPSILNP; from the coding sequence ATGAGAAGGGGAAGATTATTGATATTCCTTTTAGCCCTCGCTCTGGTAGTAGCGGGCGGGGAAGGTTTGGCTCTTTGGAATGAGCAGAATGTGAAGATCACCTCGATTTCTGCCACCAAGGTTGCTTCTGGGACAGAGGTTACGATTATGGGGAATGCTCCCCTCCTTTATTCATATTATGTTCCTGCAGCTACTCCGGATCAACTTTTGGTCGACTTCCCCAACACCCTCCCTGCTGAGATCCCCCTTAAGATGGAGCCGAATACTCCTGAGGTGAAAAGAATAGAAGTGGAGAAGGTTTCTACTAAGGAGATGGAGCTTACCCGGGTGAAGATCCATTTTGCCCAGCCCTGTCAGTTTGAAGTTCGAGATGGGGGCAAGGAACTGAGGATATTTGTTCGACTTAAACCAGGTGAACCGGTAACGAAGAAGGAAGTAAAGCCTCAAGAAGTGGCTAAGCCGGTGATAAAGAAGAAGGAGAAAGAGGTTCCTTCTGCTCCCCCAACGTTGAAGAAGGAAGTAACAGGAGCTGGGCAAGCGAGGAATGTGAACAAGATCATCGCGAGGAAGGTGGATGATACGGTGGTGGTCTCCGTGCTTGGGGATGGCAGGTTTAAATTCAATAAATTTGAGCTTTCGAACCCACCGCGCTTGGTTTTGGATATAGAGGCGGTGAAAAAGTTAAGCAGGGATACAATTAAGGTAGATTCTCCTCTCCTATCCAGGGTAAGGAGTTCTCAATTCAAGTCTCAGCCCGTTCCCATAACCAGAGTGGTGCTCGATCTGGGGAAAGCGACGAGTTATGAGATAATTCCCGAAGCCAATGTTTTAAAGGTACTTTTGAGTCCTCTTCCTCCGGGGAAAAAGGTGGCTGTGCTGAGAAAAGAAGCAGAAAAGCCGGTAGTTCCTCCTCCCAAGAAGGAGAAAAAGACAGAAGTGGTTCCTCCCAAGAGGGTTGAGAAGGAGAAACTGGTTAAGAAGAAGGTAGTTCCTACAAAGATCGCGCCCCCCAAAGAGGAGAAGGTAGCTCTTCCTGCAGTAGCGAAGAAGCCGCTCGCGGAGAAAAAGGTAATCTCTCGTCCCACTGCTCCTTCCGTTTCGGAGAAGGTTGCCCCCAAGGAAGAGAAGAAGCCAAGTGAGCTCATCAGCCTCAAGTTCCGTGATGCTGATATAAGGGATGTGATCCGTCTTTTCGCTGATTTTACTGGGAAGAATTTCGTCATCGATCCTGGAGTATCGGGAAGGGTGACCGTGGTTTTGAACGATGTTCCTTGGGAGAAGGCGCTCGATATCATCTTACGGAATAATGATTTGGCTAAGGTCGAGGAGGAGGGAGTTTATTGGATCGCAACTGCTGCCAAAATAAAGGCGAGGGAAGATGCTCAGCGTGCTCTTGAGGAATCGAGGAAGTTAAGTGCCCCTCTGACCACCGCCACTCAGCGGATATCCTATGCCAAGGCGAGGGAGCTTGAGCCCATAGTACGGCAGAACCTTACCAAGCGTGGCACGGTAATCGTTGATGAGAGAACCAATACCCTCATCATCTCCGATATAGAGAGCAAGGTATCAGAGATCGTAAACCTGATAAAGAGCCTTGATGTCCCCACCAAGCAGGTTCTGATCTCAGCGAGGATAGTGGAATCTACTCAGGAGTTCATTCAGCGTTTGGGTGTTCAATGGGGGCTTAAGGCTGTGGGCGATGCCGCCCATGGGAATACTACTCAGTTTGTATTCCCTAATACCTATGTGGTTCAGGGTGCTACTGGGATTTCGAGCCAGATAAGCGATTATAAGGTTCCCTATGCGGTGAACCTGCCCATTACCCCCACTGCTGGTATTGGGATCAGCTTCGGCAATATCTTGAACAGTTTCAGGCTTGACGCTCAGCTTTTGGCAGCGGAACAGACCGGCGAGATAAGGGTTCTTTCTCGTCCTCGTGTAGCTACCCAGAGCAACAAGCAGGCGAAGATAGAAAGTGGTCAAGTTCTTCCTTACCAGACATATACCGAGATGATGGGTGCCATCACCCAGTTCCTGACCGCTACCCTTTCCCTCGCGGTGACCCCACAGATTACCGCTGAGAACACGGTGATGATGGACATAGAGATAAAGAACGACACGGTCGGTATCTCCTATCCTGGTGTCCATGGTTCACTCCTTCCCTCCAAGGCTACGCAATCCGCTACCTCAAGTATCTTGGTTGCCAATGGGGAGACAGCGGTTATTGGTGGTATTGCCACCCTGCGGACCGAGATTACCAGAGGAAGGGTCCCCTTGTTCCACCGGATCCCCATTTTAGGTTGGTTATTTAAGAGCAAGGACGAAAAACAGCAAAATAAAGAGCTGGTAATATTTATTACACCCTCGATTCTGAACCCTTAA